Proteins from a genomic interval of Streptomyces sp. Tu6071:
- a CDS encoding Z1 domain-containing protein → MTNIDALRVNLHRSALAGMVRRPKDLRRALAYHAEDEGPEAAPLANEEDFRSVLRAAASTDPLVELWRKQLTQWDYAESADWAGRAPRTDDRRDEIGALLGLSAETAALLTALIPVPRASSPVVISDAFTPWYTPQSVRGRSWYWPAYRRVLQDKGWSPEAVAGLDQATDRVVERLADPAAPTAYQSKGLVVGHVQSGKTANFTGVVAKAMDAGYRLVIVLGGTLNLLRAQTQRRLDMELVGRENILRGAGADESDYADDPAWARGDFLAHGGMPSALGGFDIIRMTTRDRDYRSLLQGIVALEAEKQEPSLPLNDPRNLHRSHARLMVVKKNKSVLGKLVKDLRRIKTPLSEIPVLIIDDESDEASVNTANPRRADANRTAINDKISELLRMLPRAQYVGYTATPFANVFIDPSDSEDIFPKDFIVALPRPDGYMGVQDFHDLDSPVAPEDRTVANSNELAHVRDIRLIDDEDCTDLREALDMFVLTAAVKLYRMDHDDLDDHFYRHHTMLVHESVRTKDHHELRELIDRLWAESRYYSAVGHERLRKLFDADIAPVSRVRAGSWSTPEHYDDLAPYVGVAVMRVSGDGEPTIVVNGDTEKGYGEADFDRRSLWKIIIGGQKLARGFTVEGLTVTYYRRRANNASTLMQMGRWFGFREGYRDLVRLYVGRGEKAGTKEVDLYEAFEAICRDEESFRTQLAQYSTWVDGRPQVTPAGVPPLVAQHLPWLRPTSKNKMYNTRVVELASAGKWEEPTAYPTESVDLSHNTGLWLPVLESLDSATTSFSYHYDAEEQERSFDARTGRLEPERFLELADSMRWTTDQQFAPLLRYLHKISAPSAGMLDDWLVLAPQHATGKRAALIGDASRTYSWFARDRRRGAAFGAVSEPRHRAAALRIAGALPVGGNSTTEALVRARRGVVALYPVVESRHREAVERTGHVAAGKVVLAFSFVAPAAARSSDGKVVWFTTVDSGKG, encoded by the coding sequence ATGACGAACATCGACGCCCTCCGCGTGAACCTCCACCGATCCGCCCTCGCGGGCATGGTGCGGCGTCCGAAGGATCTTCGCCGGGCACTTGCCTACCACGCCGAGGACGAGGGCCCGGAGGCCGCACCGCTGGCGAACGAGGAGGACTTTCGCTCCGTGCTGCGCGCCGCCGCGAGCACGGATCCGCTCGTCGAACTGTGGCGCAAGCAGTTGACGCAGTGGGACTACGCGGAGTCTGCCGACTGGGCCGGGAGAGCGCCGCGCACCGACGACCGGCGCGACGAGATCGGCGCTTTGCTCGGTCTGTCGGCGGAGACGGCCGCTCTCCTCACCGCGCTGATCCCGGTTCCCCGCGCTTCCTCGCCCGTGGTCATCAGCGACGCCTTCACCCCCTGGTACACCCCGCAGTCGGTCCGCGGACGGAGCTGGTACTGGCCGGCCTACCGGCGTGTCCTCCAGGACAAGGGGTGGTCGCCCGAGGCCGTCGCCGGTCTCGATCAGGCCACGGACCGTGTGGTGGAGCGCCTCGCCGACCCCGCCGCACCGACGGCCTACCAGTCGAAGGGGCTCGTCGTGGGACATGTGCAGTCGGGCAAGACCGCGAACTTCACGGGCGTCGTGGCCAAGGCGATGGACGCGGGATACCGTCTCGTCATCGTGCTCGGCGGCACGCTCAACCTGCTCCGCGCCCAGACCCAACGTCGTCTCGACATGGAGCTGGTGGGGCGGGAGAACATCCTGCGCGGCGCCGGGGCGGACGAGTCGGACTACGCGGACGACCCCGCCTGGGCCCGGGGTGACTTTCTCGCCCACGGTGGGATGCCCTCGGCGCTGGGCGGCTTCGACATCATCCGCATGACCACCAGGGACAGGGACTACCGCAGCCTTCTCCAGGGGATCGTGGCCCTGGAGGCCGAGAAGCAGGAACCGTCACTGCCCCTGAACGATCCGCGCAACCTGCATCGCTCCCACGCCCGCCTCATGGTGGTGAAGAAGAACAAGTCGGTGCTCGGCAAACTCGTCAAGGATCTCCGGAGGATCAAGACACCTCTGTCCGAGATCCCTGTACTCATCATCGATGACGAGTCCGACGAAGCATCCGTCAACACCGCGAACCCTCGGCGGGCCGACGCCAACCGCACGGCGATCAACGACAAGATCTCCGAGTTGCTGCGGATGCTGCCGCGCGCACAGTACGTCGGCTACACCGCGACCCCCTTCGCCAACGTCTTCATCGACCCGAGCGACAGCGAGGACATCTTTCCCAAGGACTTCATCGTCGCCCTCCCCCGCCCCGACGGATACATGGGAGTACAGGACTTCCACGACCTCGACTCGCCCGTGGCGCCCGAGGACCGCACCGTGGCGAACTCCAACGAACTCGCGCACGTCCGGGACATCAGGCTCATCGACGACGAGGACTGCACCGACCTGCGCGAAGCGCTGGACATGTTCGTCCTGACCGCCGCGGTGAAGCTGTACCGGATGGATCACGACGATCTCGACGACCACTTCTACCGTCACCACACGATGCTCGTCCACGAGTCGGTCCGCACCAAGGACCACCACGAACTTCGGGAACTGATCGACCGTTTGTGGGCCGAGTCGCGCTATTACAGCGCCGTCGGGCACGAGCGACTGCGCAAGCTCTTCGATGCCGACATCGCCCCCGTCTCACGGGTCCGGGCCGGATCGTGGTCGACGCCCGAGCACTACGACGACCTCGCTCCGTACGTCGGCGTGGCCGTGATGCGTGTCAGCGGGGACGGAGAGCCCACCATCGTGGTCAACGGGGACACGGAGAAGGGCTACGGGGAGGCCGACTTCGACCGACGCTCGCTGTGGAAGATCATCATCGGCGGTCAGAAGCTCGCGCGCGGGTTCACCGTCGAGGGGCTCACCGTGACCTACTACCGCCGCCGGGCGAACAACGCCTCCACCCTCATGCAGATGGGGCGCTGGTTCGGCTTCCGCGAAGGCTACCGGGACCTGGTACGCCTCTACGTCGGTCGTGGCGAGAAGGCCGGGACCAAGGAGGTCGACCTCTACGAGGCGTTCGAGGCCATCTGTCGGGACGAGGAGTCCTTCCGCACGCAGCTGGCGCAGTACTCGACGTGGGTGGACGGCCGGCCCCAGGTGACGCCCGCGGGTGTTCCGCCGCTCGTCGCCCAACACCTTCCGTGGCTGCGGCCCACGAGCAAGAACAAGATGTACAACACGCGGGTCGTGGAACTCGCCAGCGCGGGCAAATGGGAGGAGCCGACCGCCTATCCCACGGAGAGCGTCGATCTCTCCCACAACACCGGCCTGTGGCTGCCCGTCCTCGAATCCCTCGACTCCGCCACCACCTCCTTCTCGTACCACTACGACGCGGAGGAGCAGGAGCGCAGTTTCGATGCCCGGACGGGCCGACTGGAGCCCGAGCGGTTCCTGGAACTGGCGGACTCGATGCGCTGGACCACCGACCAGCAGTTCGCGCCGCTGCTGAGGTACCTCCACAAGATCAGTGCCCCGAGCGCCGGAATGCTCGACGACTGGCTCGTGCTCGCACCGCAGCACGCGACGGGCAAGCGGGCGGCCCTCATCGGTGATGCCTCACGGACGTACTCCTGGTTCGCTCGCGACCGGCGACGCGGGGCCGCGTTCGGTGCCGTCTCCGAGCCCCGGCATCGCGCCGCGGCCCTTCGTATCGCCGGCGCCCTGCCGGTGGGCGGCAACAGCACCACCGAAGCGCTTGTCCGGGCGCGGCGCGGTGTCGTCGCTCTCTACCCGGTGGTCGAGTCCCGGCATCGGGAAGCGGTGGAGAGGACCGGTCACGTGGCGGCCGGGAAAGTCGTTCTGGCCTTCTCCTTCGTGGCCCCGGCCGCCGCCCGCAGCAGCGACGGGAAGGTCGTGTGGTTCACGACCGTCGACTCCGGAAAGGGATGA
- a CDS encoding DNA cytosine methyltransferase, whose protein sequence is MGEATAIDLCAGVGGQALGLEQAGFRIAAAVDVDVDSCATLRANRPEWQVIRGDLKEIEPVEYDCLDGADLLSCGLPRSPYTIGGKQQGTADPRDALSAALDMAAYVRPSALLLENIPGFLTSPRFAAMREAVAEAVEDLGFVATTAVLDAKDFGVSQRREHGFLVAMSGERMKRFSWPVPLATPCPTLGETLRASMGARGWPGADDWADHADQPAPTIVGGATGRGGADLGGTRSKKAWRRWDVFGGSLGNEVPGPEFRIDRDLPDKDGLVSLTVPQVALLQGFTADWRIAGRKTSTYRQISQTTPPPVAAAVGREVRKALGR, encoded by the coding sequence GTGGGTGAAGCAACTGCCATCGACCTGTGCGCAGGTGTCGGCGGGCAGGCGCTGGGACTCGAACAGGCCGGCTTCCGCATCGCCGCCGCGGTGGACGTGGATGTCGACTCCTGCGCGACTCTCCGGGCCAACCGTCCCGAGTGGCAGGTGATCAGGGGCGACCTCAAGGAGATCGAACCCGTCGAGTACGACTGTCTGGACGGGGCGGATCTCCTCTCCTGCGGGCTGCCCCGCAGCCCCTACACCATTGGCGGGAAGCAGCAGGGCACCGCCGATCCGAGGGACGCGCTCTCGGCCGCGCTGGACATGGCGGCGTACGTGCGCCCCTCGGCGCTCCTGTTGGAGAACATCCCCGGATTCCTCACGTCCCCGCGCTTCGCCGCGATGCGCGAGGCGGTCGCGGAGGCAGTAGAGGATCTCGGTTTCGTGGCGACCACCGCAGTGCTCGACGCCAAAGACTTCGGGGTGTCCCAGCGTCGCGAGCACGGCTTCCTGGTGGCGATGTCCGGGGAACGCATGAAGCGCTTCTCCTGGCCCGTGCCCCTGGCCACCCCCTGCCCCACGCTCGGCGAGACCCTGCGGGCCTCCATGGGCGCCCGGGGCTGGCCGGGTGCGGACGACTGGGCCGATCACGCGGACCAGCCCGCGCCGACGATCGTGGGGGGAGCCACCGGTCGCGGTGGCGCTGATCTGGGAGGCACCCGCTCGAAGAAGGCGTGGCGACGCTGGGACGTCTTCGGCGGCAGTCTGGGGAACGAGGTCCCGGGTCCCGAGTTCCGCATCGACAGGGATCTACCGGACAAGGACGGGCTGGTGAGCCTCACCGTGCCGCAGGTGGCCCTGTTGCAGGGCTTCACCGCGGACTGGCGGATCGCGGGCCGGAAGACGTCCACCTACCGCCAGATCAGTCAGACGACGCCACCGCCCGTGGCGGCGGCGGTGGGACGGGAAGTACGAAAAGCCCTCGGCCGCTGA
- a CDS encoding DNA cytosine methyltransferase, producing the protein MSLTTETLDGSPTAPASGDPGISVVDLFAGAGGFSAGFHAYRPDGPASSPFRTLAAVEMDPAAAATYAANFPSAKVSAIRIEGWDPTPYEGVDVIMGGPPCQGFSGLNRDDLKKKPPKSEDPRNKLWREYVRAVQVIKPKIFVIENVDRFLRSPEYAALCAATEADGPLADYHLTEKVLNAADYGVPQARRRAIVIATRRDLGEPLRHPIPSHRRATDQLTFEEGRAPWLGVWDAVFEHTLRVRLKEDLPLRTGAPLGTDLPGAFSGKELHIRRNPTPLSLARYAAIPPGGNRYDLTDRTSVINGVPVYLSTESWDNHTSGSGDVMGRLHKDRPSVTIRTEFYKPEKGRYLHPTKDRPITHWEAALIQGFPDTFKWYGSKVQIARQIGNAVPIGLGRALAEVIHRKLTAG; encoded by the coding sequence ATGTCCCTCACCACTGAGACGCTGGACGGCTCCCCCACAGCCCCCGCCTCTGGCGACCCGGGTATCTCGGTGGTGGACCTCTTCGCGGGCGCCGGAGGATTCTCCGCCGGCTTCCACGCCTACCGACCCGACGGTCCGGCGTCCTCGCCGTTCCGCACCCTCGCCGCCGTCGAGATGGACCCGGCAGCAGCCGCTACGTACGCGGCGAACTTCCCCTCCGCCAAGGTGAGCGCCATCAGGATCGAGGGGTGGGATCCCACTCCGTACGAAGGCGTTGACGTCATCATGGGAGGGCCGCCCTGCCAGGGGTTCTCCGGCCTCAACCGCGACGACCTGAAGAAGAAACCGCCGAAGTCCGAGGACCCGCGGAACAAGTTGTGGCGCGAGTACGTACGCGCGGTGCAGGTCATCAAGCCGAAGATCTTCGTGATCGAGAACGTCGACCGTTTCCTGCGGTCACCCGAGTACGCGGCACTCTGCGCCGCCACGGAGGCCGATGGTCCGCTCGCGGACTACCACCTGACGGAAAAGGTCCTCAACGCGGCGGACTACGGCGTCCCGCAGGCGCGGCGCCGGGCCATCGTGATCGCCACCCGCAGGGATCTCGGCGAGCCCTTGCGGCACCCGATCCCGTCCCATCGTCGCGCGACGGACCAGCTGACGTTCGAGGAAGGCCGGGCCCCCTGGCTCGGCGTGTGGGACGCCGTGTTCGAGCACACCTTGCGCGTGCGGCTCAAGGAGGATCTTCCCCTCCGCACCGGCGCGCCCCTGGGCACCGACCTGCCCGGCGCGTTCAGCGGCAAGGAACTGCACATCCGCAGGAACCCCACGCCTCTGTCGCTCGCGCGCTACGCGGCCATCCCGCCGGGGGGCAACCGTTACGACCTCACCGACAGGACGAGCGTCATCAACGGCGTTCCCGTCTATCTCTCGACCGAGAGCTGGGACAACCACACCTCGGGTTCCGGCGACGTCATGGGCAGACTGCACAAGGACCGCCCCTCCGTCACCATCCGCACCGAGTTCTACAAACCGGAGAAGGGGCGGTACCTCCATCCCACGAAGGACCGCCCCATCACCCACTGGGAGGCCGCGTTGATCCAAGGCTTCCCGGACACGTTCAAGTGGTACGGCTCCAAGGTGCAGATCGCCCGCCAGATCGGCAACGCCGTGCCCATCGGGCTCGGCCGCGCCCTGGCCGAGGTGATTCACCGCAAGCTCACCGCCGGCTGA
- a CDS encoding DUF6339 family protein: protein MNTTAMTAPEPGRLGRLSDAVAARAITPSVLRGVETVPSAALLRQAEAVGDDGERWTTGAVVELLKETRARFDDTRPTESDAWLAPRLHWTLRLTRAEAADSGLWNFLALCLSPEYVQWRWRSKDGAVGQVARFTGPWATQAFSRLWWAAELFRDGENYAPAELACSDQDVLNTVLRQRMIQHRPAAQALLRLRTRGSVRTGRDMNAAAKAANAAFMLVHEALAPDEPPDAEVYAEWLDAAGQSAVRHDTLPRGPRDGSVPSASAEALADWFAELFESAPVRGREREGEG, encoded by the coding sequence ATGAACACCACAGCCATGACGGCGCCGGAGCCCGGCCGGTTGGGGAGGCTTTCCGACGCCGTCGCGGCCAGGGCGATCACTCCGTCCGTGCTGCGCGGTGTGGAGACGGTCCCTTCCGCGGCGCTTCTCCGGCAGGCGGAGGCGGTGGGTGACGACGGTGAGCGGTGGACGACCGGAGCAGTCGTGGAACTCCTGAAGGAGACCCGGGCGCGCTTCGACGACACCCGCCCCACCGAGAGCGATGCCTGGCTCGCCCCCCGGCTGCACTGGACCCTGCGCCTGACCCGGGCGGAGGCTGCCGACTCGGGGTTGTGGAACTTCCTCGCCCTGTGCCTTTCACCCGAGTACGTCCAATGGCGCTGGAGGAGCAAGGACGGAGCGGTGGGGCAGGTGGCCCGCTTCACCGGCCCCTGGGCGACGCAAGCGTTCTCGCGCCTCTGGTGGGCGGCCGAACTCTTCCGTGACGGCGAGAACTACGCCCCGGCCGAGCTGGCCTGCTCGGACCAGGACGTGCTCAACACCGTGCTCCGGCAGCGCATGATCCAGCACCGGCCGGCCGCGCAGGCGTTGCTGCGCCTGCGCACCCGAGGCAGTGTCAGGACCGGCCGCGACATGAACGCCGCAGCCAAGGCGGCCAACGCGGCCTTCATGCTCGTCCACGAAGCGCTCGCGCCCGACGAGCCGCCGGACGCCGAGGTGTACGCGGAGTGGCTCGATGCCGCGGGGCAGAGCGCGGTCCGCCACGACACGCTGCCGCGCGGACCGCGCGACGGCAGCGTCCCCTCGGCCTCGGCGGAAGCGCTCGCCGATTGGTTCGCCGAGCTGTTCGAAAGCGCGCCAGTGCGCGGCAGGGAACGTGAGGGAGAGGGGTGA